The Euphorbia lathyris chromosome 3, ddEupLath1.1, whole genome shotgun sequence genome contains a region encoding:
- the LOC136221975 gene encoding alkaline/neutral invertase E, chloroplastic-like encodes MATSKMVLQVLSGGLPRPYCSDSYFNNWNFLLSFKSNLNNRKNNGFVHRRSKNGSRISQKYTKLNAYQAVDVTSDANTDSAKRRNSTRLRCQKADSIGGVAANEDTPLSLPVNGTRVVSNVQGLELDEQSKHTQNGNINAAGTVKDVTLLEEEAWDLLRASIVNYCGNPIGTIAANDPSDMSILNYDQVFIRDFVPSGIAFLLKGEYDIVRNFILYTLQLQSWEKTMDCHSPGQGLMPASFKVRTVPLEGDDSATEDILDADFGEAAIGRVAPVDSGLWWIILLRAYGKCSGDLSVQERIDVQTGIKMIMKLCLADGFDMFPTLLVTDGSCMIDRRMGIHGHPLEIQALFYSALLGAREMLAPEEASADLITALNNRLVALSFHIREYYWVDMRKLNEIYRYKTEEYSYDAVNKFNIYPDQIPSWLVEFMPQKGGYLIGNLQPAHMDFRFFSLGNLWSIVSNLATVEQSHAILDLVEAKWGELVSEMPFKICYPALDGQEWRIITGCDPKNTPWSYHNGGSWPTLLWQLTVACIRMNRPEIAEKAVKLAEKRISRDKWPEYYDTQKARFIGKQARLYQTWSIAGYLVAKLLLRDPTAAKILVNEEDSELQNTFSCIINANPRRKRGGRIGTKQPFII; translated from the exons ATGGCTACTTCAAAAATGGTCCTACAAGTTCTATCCGGTGGTTTACCTCGCCCTTATTGCTCTGATTCATATTTCAACAACTGGAATTTCCTGCTTTCCTTCAAATCCAATTTAAACAACAGAAAAAACAACGGTTTTGTGCATCGAAGATCGAAGAATGGTTCAAGAATTTCACAGAAATACACAAAACTTAATGCATATCAGGCTGTGGATGTCACTTCTGATGCAAATACTGACTCGGCTAAGAGGCGGAATTCTACGAGATTGAGATGCCAAAAAGCTGATAGTATCGGTGGGGTAGCCGCGAATGAGGATACACCTTTATCTCTTCCTGTAAATGGCACCAGAGTGGTATCAAATGTTCAAGGTCTGGAATTGGATGAACAATCAAAACATACACAAAATGGTAATATAAATGCGGCTGGAACTGTTAAAGATGTGACATTGCTTGAGGAAGAGGCGTGGGATTTACTTCGCGCATCCATTGTAAATTATTGTGGTAATCCTATTGGGACAATTGCTGCCAATGATCCATCTGATATGAGCATTCTGAACTATGATCAGGTTTTTATTCGGGACTTCGTTCCTTCTGGAATAGCTTTCCTTTTAAAGGGAGAGTATGATATTGTGCGGAACTTCATCCTTTATACCCTTCAGTTGCAG AGTTGGGAGAAAACCATGGATTGTCATAGTCCAGGTCAAGGACTTATGCCTGCTAGTTTCAAGGTGCGAACCGTTCCCCTTGAAGGTGATGATTCTGCAACTGAAGACATTTTAGATGCAGATTTTGGCGAAGCAGCAATTGGTCGAGTTGCACCAGTTGATTCCG GATTGTGGTGGATCATATTGTTACGAGCTTATGGAAAATGTTCTGGAGATCTCTCTGTGCAAGAGAGGATTGATGTGCAAACTGGGATCAAAATGATTATGAAACTCTGTCTTGCTGATGGTTTTGACATGTTTCCAACTTTACTAGTGACTGATGGCTCTTGTATGATTGATCGTCGTATGGGAATTCATGGACATCCATTGGAGATTCAG GCACTATTCTATTCAGCATTACTTGGTGCACGAGAGATGCTTGCTCCTGAAGAAGCTTCAGCTGACCTTATTACAGCTCTGAATAATCGGCTAGTTGCTCTATCTTTCCACATCAGAGAATATTACTGGGTTGATATGAGAAAACTAAATGAAATTTACCGTTACAAGACAGAGGAATATTCATATGATGCAGttaataaatttaacatttaccCTGATCAGATTCCTTCTTGGTTAGTTGAATTTATGCCCCAAAAAGGAGGGTATTTGATTGGAAATCTGCAGCCAGCTCACATGGACTTCAGATTCTTTTCGCTCGGGAACTTATGGTCTATTGTGAGTAATCTTGCAACAGTTGAACAATCACATGCTATTTTGGATCTTGTAGAAGCAAAATGGGGAGAGTTAGTTTCAGAGATGCCTTTCAAAATATGTTATCCTGCTCTAGATGGCCAGGAATGGAGAATTATAACAGGCTGTGATCCCAAGAACAC TCCTTGGTCTTACCACAATGGTGGTTCTTGGCCAACATTGCTTTGGCAG cTCACTGTGGCATGTATAAGGATGAACAGACCAGAAATTGCAGAAAAAGCTGTGAAGCTTGCTGAGAAGCGCATATCAAGAGACAAATGGCCAGAATATTACGATACGCAGAAAGCAAGGTTTATCGGAAAACAAGCTCGGCTATATCAAACATGGTCAATCGCTGGTTATCTCGTGGCAAAGCTTCTCCTTCGAGACCCGACCGCGGCAAAGATACTCGTAAACGAAGAGGATTCAgagcttcaaaacacattctCTTGCATCATCAATGCCAATCCGAGGAGGAAACGCGGGGGTAGGATAGGAACTAAACAGCCCTTCATAATATGA